DNA from Kryptolebias marmoratus isolate JLee-2015 linkage group LG15, ASM164957v2, whole genome shotgun sequence:
GTCATTGGCAGCGTGAAttaagagcagagaaacaaatagaTGGCAGGAACTCTCACCCACCACTACACCCCCCACCCATCCCCGTCACACTGTTTACTGGCAACTCTACCAGAGAACATGggaacatattttaattaaaaaatttttataataaagaaatgtaaatacTATTAGTTGCTCAACTGCATGCACATAATATGCCTCTATGATACGCACGATAAACACAACGCAAGACATAAAAGAGCTACGCAAGGAGTTAACAGGGGAATTCTGTGTCAAAAGGCAAAATGGTCATTTCATAATTActagagaaaaactgaaatgttgacTAGTGGAATTAAAAAGCGTGTAATGAGACTGAAAgcttaaacacaaactgaaatggGATTAAAGAAGGTGCTTTTTGCAGGAAAAGTCTATTGTGATGATGATAAATCCAATCATTTTGACATCCACACTTTATTATTCCCCTCAAAATGCGGAACACATGAGCAGCGATAACAGTCACGCAGCGCTGCAGAACACACCTCTCCCCACAGcaagaaaaatatattaattttaaGGATTTTGTAATTACTCTTCATGAATGGAAATTggcatttttattaaagatgtcAACCCCCCACAGTAAAACCGTAGCGTGACTCTTTTTCACTGTCTTATCTAATTCCCCTGACTGacttgtgtttaataaaatgcCATAATGAACTAGCTGCCTGTACTATATAGTTAATACCATACCCTAAAGCTCACATTTTATAAtctgtttgttggtaattattgatctctaaattttgttttattttctgtcagatttgTGCAAACTGCCCACTACATATAAGTGTTTTATAATATTGCTCTCAGAGATTATAAATGTACTGCCACAAGCTTTCCTAATATTACACATACCATATTTGGGCAGGGGAGTCTCAACATCCTTTACAGGTGAAAAGGGCCCTGCCCCGACCTCAGTAGATGCTCCCAACTTAAAAAAGTAACGAGTCCCACCAGTCAAACCGTGGACCTCCACACTGGTCATAACCCCTGAGAACGACAAATAAGAGATTCAGCTTTCTGTCATActaggattttaattaaatacattACACATCAAGAAGACCCAAACTGGATACTAATCAGCATGGTTTTTCTTTAGGAACCTACCGTCCTCAGAGAGATTTTTCCACATGTGCTCAGGCTCACTGAGATTGACGCTGTACAAAATTCTGTAACTGATGATGATACCATTGGGTTCCAGCGGAGGGCGCCAGCTCACCAGCACAGAGGAGGAGTCCAGAGCACTCAGCTGCAGTTCCTCTGGTGGTGTGGAGGGCCCTGAGGGAGAATGCAGGGTCAGGTCAGTAATTAGAGCCCAGGAATGAGGATTCACAGCTGGAGGACGTATATTGTCTGGGTGGGGGATTTGTCTTGCTGTGTGACAGCCATCTGTGTCCTCGTGTTGCTGCCACCTGGGGACAGGAGAGAAGGTGCAACCGGGACAATGGGGGTGTGGGCAGGGGCTCAGGTGATGATGGAGGCTAGTGAAGAGTGTGGCGAGGTGAGCTCCAGTAATAATGCCATTAAAAGCCACCTGCCTCACCTGTGTGACCGAGCAGAGGCGCCGGCCAACACAATAACCATCTTCACACCTGAGTGCTTTATTACAGCCAGATATTAGCAATTGTTGCCAACCCCGAATCCCCGCGTTCACTGGCCAGCCAGCACAGCGGTTTGCACATGAGTGAGCACATAATCACTAGGTTGTAAAACACCCTCAAGCAAACTGTCAGAGACATAAGCTGCAGAATTTGAGgaccttaaaaagcacaaactgatcttttgattttttttttttttttactaactggTGCATTGGCGCATtgtaataacaaaacaaactcggCTTGATCAGCCTACACATGCAAATAATTAGCCGGAATTATACAACCATAAAAGTGTATGGGTAGGATTCAAAGAGATGCATCTTTGAAATGATTTCTTATAAAATGTTCCCTGAATCTGTATCCTTCTCATTTTCAAcaagaaacacatttacacacatttctATCAACCAGCTACCCAATACGACTAAACTCCTCTATTTTTGGGACTGTGCTTTCCCAAGCTTTATTTGGTAAAAGATTTGCTCAAATCAACTGAGTTAGTGGGGGAATTACtggcacattttatttatcagcGTCAAAGACTTTAAATTTACACTTGAAGCAAATTTTTCAGCACTGTGTGAGAGGAAAATCGTGCCTTCATACAACACGCAGCTCAGTGGAAACTCACGGTCGGGCAACGTGGACTCCTCCACAGTACCGCTGAAGGGTCCGACCACGTCCACTCCGTTAGACTTCACCGCCAGCTCATAGCGGGTAAAAGGCTTCAGCCCTCCCAGCAGGATTTCCTGAGCCAAACTGCAACACAGACAAcgtttttttgttagtttgtcaCAAGTAATATTTGTTGGTTTACACAGTTTGATTTGTATGTTTATAATTACCTTTTATCacctttgatttaatttgatcttttataTCATACTTGTATGGTTGAATTTCCTATAAACGGCATAATGAAAGTCTGGCATACTTTGCATGCCAACATTTTCATGGTGTGCAATAATAAATTACATTACACTCAGTCAGGAATAATGAAGGCAGAAAGAATGTAGAGAACATTTCTTGCCCACTGCTTTTAATAGAAGTTTAcacaatacatttttaaaactcacttATATAATGCCTTTTAGACACATCAAATGAACTCTTCATTTAGACTGCAACACAAATTATACTTAGCAATACAACTAttcaagttatttaaaatatcatagagcacaaatgaaacaaaaacaaacatttccttGTTAAATATTGTGTAGAAAATTAGAAGATGAAAGCAAATCTATCAAAAACCTATTTTTGTTGcagcaaataaatgtttagaTGCCAGCTAATGGAGAATAAACGcagcaaataaagaaacaacactTAATTACAAAAATTctttggaaaatgttttaatctgaGTTACAGGGaacagttttatgttgtttagtttgttgttagTCTTAATGAATTGTAGAGGTGTTGATGCAATgctagaaacacaaaaaacatttcagatttttatcttGGTGTTCTGACCTGGTGTGGTATATGACCAGCGACGCGTTGGTGGTTCCCGCCGGGCTGCAGCGCACCGTATAGTTGATGATGCGTACGTTGCTGAACCGCGGTTTCTCCCAGCGGAGCCAGATGGAGGTGGAGCTGTTGGCCGTGGCATGGATGCTGCTCGGGGGCCATGGAGGGGGGTGCGGGGGAGTCAGTGGTGCTGTTACACAAATGCACATTATTTTCCACAAATATTCGAACATTCAGGTCGATTGTCGTGCTTtatgctgttttatgttttatgggCGCCTGCAGGAGTCTTACGTCTGGTGTGAGCCTTGTCAGTCCTTCCCTTCCACACTGCAGCAGCTCCATCTATCTGCTTGTTGAATGCCCAGATCTTCACCTCATATTGCCTATCAGGAACTGAATCAAACAAACCCTAGTGAGACTCCAAGATGCCCTGACAACCTGTTCCTGTAATAGGACATCTGCAAATATGAAATACGTTCTTAGCTTTTCAACCAAATGCTTAATTTTCTTTGActcaaacaagtaaaacctaGATAAGCCACAGAGGTGCcaacaatcataaaaaaggTGTGTTGTCAGATTACTTGGATTGAACCCTGCCAACACCTTACCAAGCCCAGTGAGCAGATGGTGCCTGGCCTTCTTACGGAGCCTGATGGAGTGAGTATGTGTCGTCCTTTTTCCACTGGAGGACTCATCAGCTTCTGCTTCTCGATAGGACAGCTTGTAACCAGAAATCAGTGTGTGATTTGGCGAGGGCTGCCATGTCACATTAAGCGTGTTCACTTTGGGtctgactttcagctcagtAGGAGcaaaaatcactaaaaaaaaaaaaagatatttaaagagaaacaaaatggttaaagaaatcaaaattaTACTAACGAAAATATCTATCAGACCTCCAGCTGGTTGCActtatttctctcttttccaGATAAATTTGGATGTAGAAAGACAGgtgaaaaatgtctttaaattttaaGAAGGAAAAGATCCCGAGCACACCACTGAGAGAACACATTAACTGCTTCAAAAATTCTGAAAGTTTTGGACCTGAACGAAATCCATGAATTTTGCACTGACACTTCTGTGACAGCTTGGCTCAGCTGAAGCTATTTTAACCAACGATATTGGGCAAAATTTCTAAAGAGAAGGTTCTGAAAGCTTGTAGGCTCATTTCCAAAAAAACCTGAGGCTGCTTCAGCTGCCGAAGGTTctccaaacaaaaaagaaaatttaagggtttaaatattaatgtgaactgaatatttcagtttgttaaaaaataacacattacAATAACCAGTTTGGGTTTTGATAATTTTGGGCAGAATGATGTGGAGGAAAATGAATCTGAAACATTAACGTGATAAAACTGCAGGGctgtggtagcttggtggtcagtgctgcggttctgtaatcctgaggctcagggtttgagcccaggttgtgccAGAAaggcatctggcataaaacaaatACCATTTGTTTCATGTGAGTTcactcactgtggcaacccttgtagaagggagcagctgagtGAATAGCAACAACATTAAcatattaaaactgaaaataaaaagaggtcTGAAAtcctttgaaatgttttttttcagctaagGCTCTATAGAAAAGCCTGCAttcttttaaatgactttgtttCTTCATTACATCTCATTTGGAGAGTTGCAAATCTTTGTATGTTGGTCTCTATCTGTCCTCACTTAGACATCTGCAGGTTGTCCAAAACCCCTGATAGGTGAGCAACAGTGTGATCAGAGCACACCTATGGTATACTCTAcattgatttctctttttttgagaATAGCTTAAAATGTTGTTGAATGTTTTTTCGGAGTCTTAGCAACACAGCACCACTTCATTTGTCTAAAGTTGAGCTTTGTCACACTACAGTCAGTTGAAGGTGAATGAATCTTATTTGTGGCTCATACTCAGTGAAACATCATATTAGAGCTGCTCAGACCATTGATCAGTCTATTGTTAAAGCCCTTTTCTGAGCAGGATGTCTTATTGtttagatttgttgtttttttttgctgttcatAATTATTGCTGTTTGTTGCGAGGCATTGATTTtacacttttatactttatgcAACACATTGGGCAACTAAGGTTGTTTTtcaaatgtgctatagaaataaatttttgacttgattgtgttttaaaaaaggccccggaagcttttattgtgttgGAGCATAACCTGCAACTTTTTCTGCTGTAACAATAACGAGAAGAGAGCAaaacgttgtttttttgtattatggTGAGTAAGAATTTGGAATCTAGTAAATGATTTCTCACTTTCTTACAGACAACATGAAAAGAGGTTTCAAGTTTAAAAGATGTAATGGGAAGTAATGTCAAAACATTACATCACAATTGTTGCCGATGCTGGTTTAATTAAGAGATACATTCAGGTTAAAAACAATGAACCCGTGGTTTACTTACCCATGCCATGGTCAGTGTTGTTGTAGTGGGctaatgttttatgttggaCCCACTCAGAGGGAACACCAAAGCCAACGACGGTTCCAGCTGCTATTCTCAGATGGTACATCTGGTTAGGCTGCAGCTCTCTCAGGGTGAACTGAGTCTCGTTTCCTCTCACCACCACAGAGAATACAGTGCTCGCTGTAAAATACACATCAAACACATACTTGTAcggaaataattttatttttttattttatatatcttATGATTTTAATGCTGTGAAGGCTTTTTCAGAAAAGCTGCACAGATATATTTAGctaatgtaaatgtaatttgtaaTACTACAGCGTTCTTACtgcaatcaatcaaattttagaCCTTTCTCTCATGGGAATAGCCACCAATGACAGTTggcttttttattatatacataaaaaaaaactaagataaaattaatgatgtttttgtttataatcaaaacaaatgtaacaTAAAACAAGAGGCTTTTGACACAACAGTTTTATATAATTAGCACTGCCCTTTTACATTGCAGCATAGAACTGAAGtgttacagaaatgttttacgTGTTACACACCCTGATCCGGGGTGTTGTAATCGATGCGGTAGCGGGTAACAGCTCCTCGGCTGTGCTGTGACTTCAGCGGATGCCACGTCAGCCTGATGTCGGTGGGGGACGTGCTTGCTACGGACAGCTGTGGAGGCACGCTCGGCactgtgagaagaaaaaaaacaaaggaacatACTAATCAAGTGTAACAATTtctattttagtcaaactttttaaaaactttcccCACaagtgttttcattaaaaaaagaactaaaaagacatatgttaaatgaataaaaagtagAATGTCAGTTGATCTCATCTCATCAATCATTTTCAAATGACCACGCTGGCAGTGACAATTTTTAGTCTCTTTAAAGTCCATAGGAAGTCCTAAGTTGGTCTTATTTTTACCTGTGTTGTGTGCAGTTGTTCTTTACTTGTGAAGTAGTTTAATCACTCACCGTCCTCCAGCATCTCCACACTGACAGGCAGGGAAGGGGGACTGGCTCCCATGGGGGAATAAGCCACGACAAAGAATGTGTAGGCAGTATGGGGAAGGAGCTCTTTGAAGAGATACTCTGTCGTATCATTGTTTACAGCAAACCGATCCTCCACATTGTCTAAGCCTAAATAAAGATACAAATATTTGTCTTAAATATATGCTTTAATATTTGGACCTGCTCACCTTATAGCCACACACCTTCTTTGTAGGAGACTCACCTGTGGTGCGCTGGAAGTGCACAGAGTAGGCAATGATTTGGTCCGAGTTGTACTCAGGCTTCTCCCAGGTGAGCAGGGCAGTAGTGCTGGAGTACGGTGTTGCAGACAGGTGGCGAGGAGGGCTGGGCAGACCCTTCCTCACAATGACCGTCAGCTTGGCAGTGGCGCAGGCTGTCCCGAGCCCATTGTCAGCAATGCACTGATAGTAGCCTGCATCCTCCAGGGCCAGCTGGTTGATGAGCAGCACTCCGGGACTTTGCATCTTCACGCGCCTGAGAGACTTGATGAGGTGGCCATTCTTCAGCCAGCGCAGCACAGGAGGAGGCTCCCCAGAGCTGTTGCAAAGGAATCTGGCTGTATTTCCTCGGGACAGGGACACCGACTCTGGTGGCTGAAGAATCACCGGCGGGGCTGgagataaaaggaaaaaaaaaaattgacttgaATGAAATGAATCTCCAGACAACTTTTTGAAAGTCAGtctgtaaattttaaaagaacaccAACAATGTAGATGTATTGCACAGACAGAAACCTTCTCAGTTTTGTCCTACAATCTCAAATAGAATATGTCTACAATTTTGGAACAAGGGTGTTGTTTAGATATTTCAAACCTAAATGAATTTCCAACTGTGTATAGCACCATTAAACCTATTTTACACTACCCTCAATAATACAGATTTATAGCTTTATACAATTATAAATACCATTTTAACCATAGCATATTACTCTTACCAAGCACATGCAGCTCAGCAGCACCAATGACAAACTCTCTAGTCTTGGGTTTGTTGGCTCGGCAGACGTAGACGCCAGCATGGTGACGCCTTGTGTCCCTAATCACCAGGTTTGTAGCGAGGACAACCACATCAGTGGAAATGGGCTTCCCATCTGATCAAAAGAGTTGCAACATAAAGCACCAGAGTACAGCATGAGATCTAACAGAAGGGAGAAAATGCTACTGGCCTTGAAAGCAGGAGAGATAATTTCTCAATCTTTCAGAGCCTGACAAACAGCACAAATGGAGACGGCACTTAAGGAGCAAAGAAATTGACGTGCAATGTCACAAACTGACCAACAGGTGGCTCTACGGCTTTTCAGTCTGAGTTCAACAAAACATACTCGCAAGTATGCTTCATTTT
Protein-coding regions in this window:
- the igdcc4 gene encoding immunoglobulin superfamily DCC subclass member 4, translating into MHVRITVLLDARFCPAGGNRRLYMAVESSVWLLCLLLSLFCGSSKQEKLVSVELSCGAGPSHVVLEPGLPLLLDCNLGASDTPFNVTWLKDGQSLPLEESSYVQFLANGSLHLLPTSSGSDPSQKVEGSYSCVSASAHGALTSRTVNVQLASLSQFYQGPSSQTVPSGGSARFECQIEGVPAPVITWEKDKVAIPDETRFISLPNGVLQILEVTKEDEGVYCCVASNSARKDISDEARLSVSTVPKDAMSPVSIVAPPQNATVVLGHPAVMECMAQGQPKPLVSWSRQDGKPISTDVVVLATNLVIRDTRRHHAGVYVCRANKPKTREFVIGAAELHVLAPPVILQPPESVSLSRGNTARFLCNSSGEPPPVLRWLKNGHLIKSLRRVKMQSPGVLLINQLALEDAGYYQCIADNGLGTACATAKLTVIVRKGLPSPPRHLSATPYSSTTALLTWEKPEYNSDQIIAYSVHFQRTTGLDNVEDRFAVNNDTTEYLFKELLPHTAYTFFVVAYSPMGASPPSLPVSVEMLEDVPSVPPQLSVASTSPTDIRLTWHPLKSQHSRGAVTRYRIDYNTPDQASTVFSVVVRGNETQFTLRELQPNQMYHLRIAAGTVVGFGVPSEWVQHKTLAHYNNTDHGMVIFAPTELKVRPKVNTLNVTWQPSPNHTLISGYKLSYREAEADESSSGKRTTHTHSIRLRKKARHHLLTGLVPDRQYEVKIWAFNKQIDGAAAVWKGRTDKAHTRPPLTPPHPPPWPPSSIHATANSSTSIWLRWEKPRFSNVRIINYTVRCSPAGTTNASLVIYHTSLAQEILLGGLKPFTRYELAVKSNGVDVVGPFSGTVEESTLPDRPSTPPEELQLSALDSSSVLVSWRPPLEPNGIIISYRILYSVNLSEPEHMWKNLSEDGVMTSVEVHGLTGGTRYFFKLGASTEVGAGPFSPVKDVETPLPKYELDIHAVTGIIVGVCLGLICILLCMCFSFRNSKSWEMSRGLNSTAVTPLYRKGGCPVPASIPDCSDSHELETLMSPGRQESGQQPAEDPEAQSLMASTNPGEGEDASAPEPKVAWNGSVSHNWVNRITTYRDTIIEDSPALINGALNMFITATGMELDDRLCTSLCSNQVEAEVIVHSELSDPGREKEEGKGGSTRGPSLSEDIYSPLSQPSSPGEEEPIEKLSPAESPSSLPSKTFVANHSRETEDARHQPPADTEPQQDTGLTNGFHSPKTVRSVLRSEQLENGDSRHCPSATGKAISAGPFVSSGFVHSTSAAHTYLCP